The Linepithema humile isolate Giens D197 chromosome 7, Lhum_UNIL_v1.0, whole genome shotgun sequence genome has a window encoding:
- the sona gene encoding A disintegrin and metalloproteinase with thrombospondin motifs like isoform X4 has protein sequence MTRALVLLCMAILLPLVRCHKIHEHMTREEMLSVFYTGHESVPPYEVVPVLHTIVHKRSVDAKPQIHLRAFGKDISLSLKPTEGLLTANSLPMWTVTKNTSQPDGLHYERVKDVNVDIGDIYQDTENMASILLHHDTTGKVRIDGTIGSELIIRPLPERVLQEVVNKTPALHESKLLPNVTRNEGLKHTSHHIVFKKVDQPAGDEYNDFLLMEPDHLAKRFRIKRSINNRSKREAPYVIYPEILCIVDYDGYRLHGGDNVQIKRYFVSFWNGVDLRYKLLKGPKIRISIAGIIISRGRDATPYLERNRVGRDAIDSAAALTDMGKYLFRERRLPVYDIAVAVTKLDMCRRQYANDVCNRGTAGFAYVGGACVVNKRLEKVNSVAIIEDTGGFSGIIVAAHEVGHLLGAVHDGSPPPSYLGGPGAEKCRWEDGYIMSDLRHTEKGFKWSHCSVSSFHHFLNGDTATCLYNAPHEDEALPRVLPGKLLSLDAQCRKDRGTSACFKDDRVCAQLFCFDAGSGYCVAYRPAAEGSPCGDGQYCLNGKCVVEHENIIPDYTQNIPTYVRRDSIFNPALHNRPIFAQYNNTDYRNRGR, from the exons atgacTCGCGCCCTTGTCCTTCTCTGCATGGCCATCTTACTACCTCTCGTACGATGCCACAAG ATCCACGAGCACATGACAAGGGAAGAGATGCTATCGGTGTTTTACACGGGACACGAGTCAG TGCCGCCGTACGAAGTCGTGCCCGTGTTGCATACGATCGTGCACAAGAGGAGCGTGGACGCGAAGCCGCAGATCCACTTAAGGGCCTTCGGCAAAGATATCAGCCTCTCATTGAAGCCCACGGAAGGACTGCTGACGGCAAACAGCCTCCCGATGTGGACCGTCACCAAAAACACGTCGCAACCTGACGGCCTTCATTACGAGAGGGTGAAGGAT GTCAACGTGGATATCGGTGACATCTATCAAGACACGGAGAACATGGCTTCAATTCTGCTGCACCACGACACAACTGGGAAAGTGCGCATT GACGGAACCATCGGTTCAGAATTGATCATTCGACCACTGCCAGAACGGGTTCTACAAGAAGTGGTGAATAAAACGCCAGCACTTCACGAATCCAAATTACTGCCTAATGTTACCAGAAATGAAGGTCTGAAGCACACAAGCCATcacattgtttttaaaaaagtggaTCAACCTGCCGGCGACGAGTACAACGACTTTT tgCTTATGGAACCCGACCACTTAGCCAAGAGGTTTAGAATTAAGCGCTCGATCAATAACAGATCGAAGCGTGAAGCACCGTACGTCATTTACCCGGAAATCCTTTGTATTGTGGATTATGATGGGTACAG ATTGCACGGCGGCGATAACGTGCAGATAAAGAGATACTTCGTGTCCTTTTGGAATGGAGTGGATCTGAGGTATAAATTACTCAAGGGGCCGAAAATACGTATCAGTATAGCGGGGATAATTATTTCACGG GGACGAGACGCGACGCCGTACCTAGAAAGGAATCGCGTGGGAAGAGATGCGATCGACTCAGCAGCCGCGCTGACTGACATGGGCAAATATCTTTTCCGGGAGAGGAGACTTCCTGTATACGACATCGCTGTCGCCGTTACAAA ATTAGATATGTGCAGGAGGCAATACGCGAATGATGTGTGCAATAGAGGAACCGCAG GATTCGCGTACGTCGGCGGGGCGTGCGTGGTGAATAAACGTCTCGAGAAGGTGAATTCAGTCGCTATTATCGAAGATACCGGTGGATTCAGCGGTATCATCGTTGCCGCACACGAAGTCGGTCACTT ATTGGGCGCCGTCCACGATGGTTCGCCGCCGCCCAGCTATTTGGGTGGACCGGGCGCCGAAAAGTGCCGTTGGGAAGACGGATACATCATGAGCGATCTTAGGCACACCGAGAAGGGCTTCAAGTGGTCTCACTGCAGTGTGTCCTCCttccatcattttttaaa TGGTGATACAGCAACCTGCTTATACAACGCGCCACACGAAGACGAGGCACTGCCCAGAGTGCTTCCCGGAAAACTGTTATCCTTAGACGCGCAATGCCGGAAGGATCGCGGAACAAGCGCTTGTTTC AAAGACGATCGGGTTTGCGCTCAGCTGTTTTGTTTCGACGCTGGATCCGGATACTGCGTGGCGTATCGTCCGGCAGCCGAAGGCTCGCCTTGCGGGGACGGTCAG TACTGCCTGAACGGAAAGTGCGTGGTGGAGCACGAGAACATAATACCGGACTACACGCAAAACATTCCGACGTATGTGCGCCGAGACAGCATATTCAATCCTGCGTTGCACAATCGGCCGATATTCGCACAGTACAACAACACAGACTACAG
- the sona gene encoding A disintegrin and metalloproteinase with thrombospondin motifs like isoform X5, producing MTRALVLLCMAILLPLVRCHKIHEHMTREEMLSVFYTGHESVPPYEVVPVLHTIVHKRSVDAKPQIHLRAFGKDISLSLKPTEGLLTANSLPMWTVTKNTSQPDGLHYERVKDVNVDIGDIYQDTENMASILLHHDTTGKVRIDGTIGSELIIRPLPERVLQEVVNKTPALHESKLLPNVTRNEGLKHTSHHIVFKKVDQPAGDEYNDFLLMEPDHLAKRFRIKRSINNRSKREAPYVIYPEILCIVDYDGYRLHGGDNVQIKRYFVSFWNGVDLRYKLLKGPKIRISIAGIIISRGRDATPYLERNRVGRDAIDSAAALTDMGKYLFRERRLPVYDIAVAVTKLDMCRRQYANDVCNRGTAGFAYVGGACVVNKRLEKVNSVAIIEDTGGFSGIIVAAHEVGHLLGAVHDGSPPPSYLGGPGAEKCRWEDGYIMSDLRHTEKGFKWSHCSVSSFHHFLNGDTATCLYNAPHEDEALPRVLPGKLLSLDAQCRKDRGTSACFKDDRVCAQLFCFDAGSGYCVAYRPAAEGSPCGDGQYCLNGKCVVEHENIIPDYTQNIPTYVRRDSIFNPALHNRPIFAQYNNTDYRGR from the exons atgacTCGCGCCCTTGTCCTTCTCTGCATGGCCATCTTACTACCTCTCGTACGATGCCACAAG ATCCACGAGCACATGACAAGGGAAGAGATGCTATCGGTGTTTTACACGGGACACGAGTCAG TGCCGCCGTACGAAGTCGTGCCCGTGTTGCATACGATCGTGCACAAGAGGAGCGTGGACGCGAAGCCGCAGATCCACTTAAGGGCCTTCGGCAAAGATATCAGCCTCTCATTGAAGCCCACGGAAGGACTGCTGACGGCAAACAGCCTCCCGATGTGGACCGTCACCAAAAACACGTCGCAACCTGACGGCCTTCATTACGAGAGGGTGAAGGAT GTCAACGTGGATATCGGTGACATCTATCAAGACACGGAGAACATGGCTTCAATTCTGCTGCACCACGACACAACTGGGAAAGTGCGCATT GACGGAACCATCGGTTCAGAATTGATCATTCGACCACTGCCAGAACGGGTTCTACAAGAAGTGGTGAATAAAACGCCAGCACTTCACGAATCCAAATTACTGCCTAATGTTACCAGAAATGAAGGTCTGAAGCACACAAGCCATcacattgtttttaaaaaagtggaTCAACCTGCCGGCGACGAGTACAACGACTTTT tgCTTATGGAACCCGACCACTTAGCCAAGAGGTTTAGAATTAAGCGCTCGATCAATAACAGATCGAAGCGTGAAGCACCGTACGTCATTTACCCGGAAATCCTTTGTATTGTGGATTATGATGGGTACAG ATTGCACGGCGGCGATAACGTGCAGATAAAGAGATACTTCGTGTCCTTTTGGAATGGAGTGGATCTGAGGTATAAATTACTCAAGGGGCCGAAAATACGTATCAGTATAGCGGGGATAATTATTTCACGG GGACGAGACGCGACGCCGTACCTAGAAAGGAATCGCGTGGGAAGAGATGCGATCGACTCAGCAGCCGCGCTGACTGACATGGGCAAATATCTTTTCCGGGAGAGGAGACTTCCTGTATACGACATCGCTGTCGCCGTTACAAA ATTAGATATGTGCAGGAGGCAATACGCGAATGATGTGTGCAATAGAGGAACCGCAG GATTCGCGTACGTCGGCGGGGCGTGCGTGGTGAATAAACGTCTCGAGAAGGTGAATTCAGTCGCTATTATCGAAGATACCGGTGGATTCAGCGGTATCATCGTTGCCGCACACGAAGTCGGTCACTT ATTGGGCGCCGTCCACGATGGTTCGCCGCCGCCCAGCTATTTGGGTGGACCGGGCGCCGAAAAGTGCCGTTGGGAAGACGGATACATCATGAGCGATCTTAGGCACACCGAGAAGGGCTTCAAGTGGTCTCACTGCAGTGTGTCCTCCttccatcattttttaaa TGGTGATACAGCAACCTGCTTATACAACGCGCCACACGAAGACGAGGCACTGCCCAGAGTGCTTCCCGGAAAACTGTTATCCTTAGACGCGCAATGCCGGAAGGATCGCGGAACAAGCGCTTGTTTC AAAGACGATCGGGTTTGCGCTCAGCTGTTTTGTTTCGACGCTGGATCCGGATACTGCGTGGCGTATCGTCCGGCAGCCGAAGGCTCGCCTTGCGGGGACGGTCAG TACTGCCTGAACGGAAAGTGCGTGGTGGAGCACGAGAACATAATACCGGACTACACGCAAAACATTCCGACGTATGTGCGCCGAGACAGCATATTCAATCCTGCGTTGCACAATCGGCCGATATTCGCACAGTACAACAACACAGACTACAG